The genomic window TTCAGCAAGGAAAGAATCAATTAACCTCTGCTTATCAAGCTCAGCTTTCTTAGGATTAAAAGAAGCCAGTTTGGCATCTGTTTTGTATTCTTTAGTGTAAGTTGCTGGTTGTGAAACTACATAATTTGTAACGCAAGATTGTAGTGACATTGTAGAAACTATAGCAACTAAATAAAACAAAACTCTTTTCTTCATATATATTTGATTATCCGTGTTAAAAGGAATATTTATTTTCAAAAGCATTACAAAAGTAAAGATTCCGAGAAAAAGACTCCTGATATGATAATTGTCAGGTTCTTTATTTAACACATTTTAACATATTATTTAAGTATGTTAAAGAAAAACAAACCGCAACCGCCTATTTTAGGTGAGTGTGCGGTTTTTTTTATTAAGATTCTTTAACAAAATAAATGGTATTTCCTTTATTAATCGATATTCAGGATTTTAAGCTCTATTTTTCCAGGCTGTTAAAAAATAAAAAAAGCTCCCCGAAAAAATCCGGGAAGCTTGACTAATATGGAACTTTACAAATGTTACTTTGTAAATAACATTTCTCTGTATTTCGTCATTGGCCAAAGTTCATCATCAACCATCATTTCAAGATCATCAGAAGCTTCTCTGATCACATCGAATAGAGGTTTTACCTTGTTACAATATACTTCCGCCTGCTTTTGGCTGTTAGATGTTGCTTTTGCGGCTTCTCTGGCTTTAATCAGGTCTTCAACACCTACTTTTATGGTAGAAACGTTTTCAGAAATGCTTGCAATTAAGCTCATTTGCTCTTTTGCCAACGTTTTGAACTCTTTATCTCCGAAGATTTCTTTAAGGCCCTTTACGTTTTCAATTAACCTGTTCTGATATTTTAAAGCAGAAGGAATAATGTGGTTTCTTGCGATGTCACTTAACACTCTTGCTTCAATATCGATTACGGTAGAATATTTCTCTAATTTGATTTCGTTTCTTGCTTCAACCTCTCTGTGAGTGAAAACTCCGATTTCTTCGTAAAGATCCAGGAATTTCTTATCCATTTCCTGCTTAAGAGCTTCCGGAGTTGTTTTCAGGTTGTTCAACCCTCTTTTTTTAGCTTCTTTTGCCCAGTCGTCAGAATATCCGTCTCCTTCAAACATAATGTTTTTACACTGCTTGATGTATTCTCTCAATACATTGAAGATGGCTTCATCTTTCTTAAGACCTGTTTCAATTAAAGCATCAACCTCTTTTTTGAAATCATTCAACTGTTTTGCAGCGATGGTATTCATTACCGTCATAGATTCTGCACAGTTAGCCGCTGAACCTACCGCTCTGATTTCGAATTTATTTCCTGTAAATGCAAATGGAGAAGTTCTGTTTCTGTCAGTGTTATCCAACAAAATTTCAGGGATTTTTCCAACTACATTTAATTTTAAATCTGTTTTTTCGTCCGGTGAAAGTTTTCCTTCAGTTACTTTTTCAAGCTCTTCCAAAACTCTGAACAACTGGCTTCCGATGAATACGGAAATAATTGCCGGTGGAGCTTCATTAGCGCCTAATCTGTGGTCGTTACTTGCGGAGGCGATACTTGCTCTTAAAAGATCAGCATATTCGTGAACCGCTTTAATAGTGTTAACGAAGAACGTTAAGAACTGTAAGTTTTTCTTAGGGTTTTTTCCCGGGCTCAATAAGTTTTCGCCTGTATCGGTTGCTAAAGACCAGTTGTTGTGCTTTCCGCTTCCGTTTACTCCTGCGAATGGTTTTTCGTGGAACAAAATGTGGAAATGGTGTCTGTGAGCAATTCTTGCCATTACGTCCATCAACAAAGAGTTGTGGTCTACAGCAACGTTTACTTCCTCAAACATTGGAGCCAGCTCAAATTGGTTTGGAGCTACCTCGTTGTGTCTTGTGGTTACAGGAATACCCAATTTCATACATTCGATTTCCAATTCTTTCATGAAGTTCATGACTCTTGTAGGAATTGAACCGAAATAGTGGTCATCCAGCTGTTGTCCTTTTGCAGGAGAGTGTCCTAACAATGTTTTACCTGTTAATACAAGATCCGGACGAGATTGGTATAATGCTGAATCTACCAAGAAATATTCTTGCTCCCAACCTAAAGTAGGAGTTACTTTTGTTACGTTTTTGTCGAAATACTGCATTACATTGGTTGCAGCTTCGTCTACAGCGTTCAGTGCTCTTAAAAGAGGTGCTTTATAATCTAAAGTTTCTCCGGTATAAGAGATGAAGATCGAAGGAATACATAAAGTGGTTCCCATGATGAAAGCCGGAGAAGTAGGATCCCAAGCTGTATAACCTCTGGCTTCGAAAGTGTTTCTGATTCCTCCGTTCGGGAAAGAAGACGCATCCGGCTCCTGCTGAATCAATAAGTTTCCGCTGAATCTTTCAATAGCTCTCCCACCTTCGATAGGCGTGAAGAAAGAATCGTGCTTTTCTGCAGTTGTCCCCGTCAAAGGCTGAAACCAGTGAGTATAGTGAGTTACTCCTTTGCTCATTGCCCAGTCTTTCATTGCTACAGCGACCTGATCTGCAATGTGTCTCTGGATTTTAGTCCCTTTTTTTACCGCATCCATAATAGACTGGAATGCTTCTTTCGTTAAATATTCTCTCATTGTTTCTTCTGAGAAAACATTTTGGCAGAATAATTCTGACAATTTCACAGGAACTTCAACTGAGTTATCTCTTCTAAAGTCCTTAAATGGTAAAGTTTCTAACGCTTTGAATCTTAAAGTTGACATATAGGTTAATTTTTACAGGGCAAATTTACAAAAAAAATGAATTGAAAAAATTTCTACCCTAAAAATTTTAGGGGTGTTTTGATTTTTAACTAAATTTTAAACGGGTATTTGATTTTTGAAAGGGGTTGATTGTGTTTTAAGTTTGAAATTTAAGGTTTTGTGTTTCTTAATGAGGCGAATTGTCAACAAGTGCTATTATGCTCAATTTACGAATTTCTATTATACATATTCTATATTGATGTTGTGATTATCTTCCTGTCATCTGTGTGGAGTGAAGAATCTCTTTTAATAATACTTCACAAGATTTCATGTAGACTTATTTTATTTTTAAAAGATTATGTTTAAACCACCCCGTCAAAAATTCTTTGAATTTTCGCCACCCCTCCAAAGGAGGGGAATCCATATTGTTATGTTATTACAAGAGCAAAATCATCTTTTCCTAGCCCCGATTGCCGCGACATCCTTTTTTGCTGTGGAAGAAGCGTTGGCAAAAAAGATATAGCAGAAAGCGGGAAAAAGCTTCTTATAAAAGAAAAGAAAACGAAAAATTCCGTTATCGTGAGTGTTTTCAGATTCTTCCTTCGTCAGAAGATTAAAGGATTTAGATATTATGTTAAATCGTTTATTAAAAGATACTTAAACTAAATTGGACAGAGATTTTGTATATTTGTGTGAAATTTATTTTATGACAAATTCTAGAGCAAGAGAAACAACGGAAGCAATTGAAAGATTGTATATTTCTATGAGACACCTCTTTTACAGAGGTTTTTTTAAACCTGCCGGTGTTTCGGGGGAGAGCATCAGAAGTTTGTTGAAGACGATCAATCCGGAGATTTATGGAACCATGAGTATTCCGAGCAAATTGGAACTGGACGGATTGATGTATGTTTTAGACAGGCTTCCGGAGGGAATTGAAGAATGCGCTTTTATTCATCTTACATCAGATGAAGGGTTTGATAAAGGAAGTTTCGAACCGATTGTACCTAAAAAGAGAAGAAGAAACTGCTACAGAATCGATGAACACCAGATGAATATTGAAGTTCTTTTGGGACGTTCGGAGATCTATGATATTCTGACTCACCTTACCTTCTTATTTATAGAAGCCGATAAAATCAGGAATTTGGCTTTCATTCAGGATGAAAACTGGAAACCGACACGTGCTTTTAAAATTATTGAAGAAGTAGTAAAGGGCGAAAAGAAATTCAGCAGAAAAGAAAAAGAGGTAGCATTGATTCACCTGTCTTCTTTAATAGGAAGAACTTTTGAAGAGACATTAAATGCTTACAATACTTTTGGAGACGATCAGAATCCTGACCGTTTATTTAAGATTATCTACCACTTAGGAAAAGTAAGTCTGGAAGATGCAAAACAAACGAGAGAAAGAGAAATTCATTTCAGTTCGATCTTAAAGGAAAGAGTAGGGCATCACTATTTCGGTGAAAAATGGGCCAATAAAGTGAAGGAAGTTTTATTTGAAAATAATCTTCACATGCGTCCGTTGCATATTATTTCGGCAAACATGCATTCCGTGAAAAATATGCTGTATGCTAATGATGCTTTAAAGAAAAAGGATAACAAAGAAGTAGATTATAAACTGTACGGAGAGATTTCTGATAAAAAAGAGCTTCGTGATAAAGTTTCAAAATATGCTTTGGAGGAAGGAATGATCTATATTAATGATAAGAGCGGAAGTAATATTGATGTTCAGATCATTGATTTAAGCAAAACAAACCTTAAAAACACTCCGTTCCACGATATTAAGTTTGGCGGAGATGACGTAATCATGGTTTTTGATTACGCTTTCGGTGAACAGGCTTATGAAGTAATGGACGAATTGTTAAGACCTTACGAGCATAACGGAGAAGTATACATGATGAAAGTGAAATCTGTTTCGATTATGGGTAAAGCCGGGATTCTGGAAGGAGGAAAAGGAGATATCATGATCCCAACATCCCACATTTTTGAAGGGACGGCAGATAACTATCCTTTTGAGAATACGTTGAAGCTGGCAGATTTCCAGGATGATGAATTAAAAGCTTTCGAAGGACCAATGATTACCGTATTAGGAACTTCACTTCAAAACAGGGATATCCTTTCTTACTTTATGAACACTTCTTGGAAGGCAATCGGTCTTGAAATGGAAGGAGCGCATTACCAGAAAGCGATTCAGGTAGCATCTAAAATCAGACATCATATTTCCCCGGACTTATTCGTAATGTATGCATATTACGCTTCGGATAATCCTTTGGAAACGGGAAGTACACTTTCTTCAGGCGGTTTGGGACTAACAGGAGTAAAGCCAACCTATCTGATTACGTTAAGAATCTTAGAGAAGATCTTACAAAGCGGAAAGAAAGAAGTTTCTGCTAAAAAATAAAGATGTTTGTTAATCAAATAAAAAAATCCAGCGGCAAACTGGATTTTTTATTTGATATAGACTGTTAATTTTGTCACTTCTTTTAAACAAGAATTTTGAAATTCTGTGTTGAAACTAAGTTCGTCAATAATCATATAGTCACCGGATTTCATTTTAAAAATCTTTTCTTTAGCTGATTCATTAAATTCTTCACCATAATTAATAGCTGGTTTTTCATTATTAATTTGATATTGAAATTTTTCTACATTGGGTAGATTTATAACTAATTGAGGTATGAAAAACTTTATCCTAGAATCAGCAAGTTTTTCTTTTGATAACGTGATTTGCTCAATTCTATTTCCAATGCTGGTGAAGGGTTTGTCAAGATGTAATATCCTAAACTCTCTTTTATCAATTGATTTTTTACCTTTAAAAAAACCTGTAACTGTAATTTCCATTGAAATGCCCACAGAAGGAGTAACAGAATAATTATTTTCATTCTTTTTTTTAACTCCTGTTCCGCTTACTTGTATGCTGTCAGAGTTAGGAACATGAATTGTTAAATAATTTTCTATACCTCTGTATAAAACATTAAGTTGCTTATTTTCTATAACAGATTTAATATTTGAATCTTGTGACGAAGATATATGCTTTCTTGATATGCAGCCAGTAAAAATAATCAAGATAATTATATAGTAAATAATTTTTTTCAAAAGGATAATTTTTTGTGACCAAATATATAAATTTTCAGAATTGATGAAAATCTTCCTACTTATCTAGATAACACTAGATTTGAACAATATAATCTTCGTGAGAATAATTATCTTTAAAAAAATAAAACAAATGAGCTCAACATCACAATTAGCGAAAAGGTTCAGAGAAGTAGTATTGGATGGTTTATGGATTGCTAATACCAATTTTAAAGAT from Chryseobacterium camelliae includes these protein-coding regions:
- a CDS encoding glutamine synthetase III, with amino-acid sequence MSTLRFKALETLPFKDFRRDNSVEVPVKLSELFCQNVFSEETMREYLTKEAFQSIMDAVKKGTKIQRHIADQVAVAMKDWAMSKGVTHYTHWFQPLTGTTAEKHDSFFTPIEGGRAIERFSGNLLIQQEPDASSFPNGGIRNTFEARGYTAWDPTSPAFIMGTTLCIPSIFISYTGETLDYKAPLLRALNAVDEAATNVMQYFDKNVTKVTPTLGWEQEYFLVDSALYQSRPDLVLTGKTLLGHSPAKGQQLDDHYFGSIPTRVMNFMKELEIECMKLGIPVTTRHNEVAPNQFELAPMFEEVNVAVDHNSLLMDVMARIAHRHHFHILFHEKPFAGVNGSGKHNNWSLATDTGENLLSPGKNPKKNLQFLTFFVNTIKAVHEYADLLRASIASASNDHRLGANEAPPAIISVFIGSQLFRVLEELEKVTEGKLSPDEKTDLKLNVVGKIPEILLDNTDRNRTSPFAFTGNKFEIRAVGSAANCAESMTVMNTIAAKQLNDFKKEVDALIETGLKKDEAIFNVLREYIKQCKNIMFEGDGYSDDWAKEAKKRGLNNLKTTPEALKQEMDKKFLDLYEEIGVFTHREVEARNEIKLEKYSTVIDIEARVLSDIARNHIIPSALKYQNRLIENVKGLKEIFGDKEFKTLAKEQMSLIASISENVSTIKVGVEDLIKAREAAKATSNSQKQAEVYCNKVKPLFDVIREASDDLEMMVDDELWPMTKYREMLFTK
- a CDS encoding DUF6909 family protein — translated: MTNSRARETTEAIERLYISMRHLFYRGFFKPAGVSGESIRSLLKTINPEIYGTMSIPSKLELDGLMYVLDRLPEGIEECAFIHLTSDEGFDKGSFEPIVPKKRRRNCYRIDEHQMNIEVLLGRSEIYDILTHLTFLFIEADKIRNLAFIQDENWKPTRAFKIIEEVVKGEKKFSRKEKEVALIHLSSLIGRTFEETLNAYNTFGDDQNPDRLFKIIYHLGKVSLEDAKQTREREIHFSSILKERVGHHYFGEKWANKVKEVLFENNLHMRPLHIISANMHSVKNMLYANDALKKKDNKEVDYKLYGEISDKKELRDKVSKYALEEGMIYINDKSGSNIDVQIIDLSKTNLKNTPFHDIKFGGDDVIMVFDYAFGEQAYEVMDELLRPYEHNGEVYMMKVKSVSIMGKAGILEGGKGDIMIPTSHIFEGTADNYPFENTLKLADFQDDELKAFEGPMITVLGTSLQNRDILSYFMNTSWKAIGLEMEGAHYQKAIQVASKIRHHISPDLFVMYAYYASDNPLETGSTLSSGGLGLTGVKPTYLITLRILEKILQSGKKEVSAKK
- a CDS encoding GldM family protein encodes the protein MKKIIYYIIILIIFTGCISRKHISSSQDSNIKSVIENKQLNVLYRGIENYLTIHVPNSDSIQVSGTGVKKKNENNYSVTPSVGISMEITVTGFFKGKKSIDKREFRILHLDKPFTSIGNRIEQITLSKEKLADSRIKFFIPQLVINLPNVEKFQYQINNEKPAINYGEEFNESAKEKIFKMKSGDYMIIDELSFNTEFQNSCLKEVTKLTVYIK